tgggaatgtttaaccattcttccagaagtgcatttgtgaggtcaggcactgatgtgaacaaaaaggcctggctcgcagtatgcgcactaattcatcccgaaggtgttctatcgtgttgaggtcaggactttgtgcaggacagttaagttcctccaccccaaactcgctcattcatgtatttatggaccttgctttgtgcactggtgcgaagtcatgttggaacaggaaggggtcatccccaaactgttcccacaaatttgggagcatgaaattgtccaaaatgtcttggtatgctgacgcctaaagagttcccttcactggaactaaggagccaaggccaacccctgaaaaacacccccacaccataatcccccctccaccaaatgatttggaccagtgcacaaagcaaggtccataaagacatggatgagcgagtttggggtgggggaacttgactggcctgcacagagtcctgatctcaatccgatagaacacctttgagatgaattagagcagagactgcgagccagaccttctcatccaagatCCATGCCTGACCGCACAAATaggaatggtcaaacgttcccatagacacattcatgaaccttgtggacagcctgaagagttgaagctgttatagcggcaaagggtgggccaactcaatattgaaccctacagactaagactgggatgccattaaagttcatatgtgtgtaaaggcaggtgtcccaatacttttggtaatatagtgtccaTGTAAAGCTctatgtaaattgatggcactttAGAAGTACCTATAGTAATAATAATGGCACACTTTTGGAAGTGTTGCCAAAGCATGACATAAAGCTCTTGATGGAACTATTGGCATCTTAATTTTTGCACTTCTTTAATACTGATTCCAGATTTCATGCCAGTGAGGGGGTTAATTTTAGGTTAGTAGGGGCAGGATGGTTGAACTCTTCCCACACtgctcttagggctcatttacacttgtagtTGGCAAGGTGGTAAAAACAAGCAGTTGAGCAGAATTTTGGCCCCCAACTGCCccctcttaagctgcaaaggcatctGGACATGATGCTTCATGGCAGAAACTATCTCTCCTTTCATATTCAGTGGGCAGTACGCGACCGATTCAAGTGAATTGTACTGCACCACAACCGCTCTGCAACcatatgcaatgcacacagttgtggcacAGTGGGTCAGCACTTTGAAGGTTAAAacagacagtaaaaaaagggaCACTGCCTTCTCACTTCTCGCTGCCTGTCAAACACCTTTGAAAAATGATCCACTGAGgattacttttcagaggagcagctaGCTTTACTCCTCTGGTGACTACCTACCCTGTATGTCCTGttctctattttattatattcagttttgtttttatcacattttattttaatgtttttgtaCTTCTGTGCTCTTATAGCATGCTTGTGATCTCTTCTCAATTAGTCTCATCTCTATTGTATCGTGTTGATGGTCTCTTGTAATCTCCTGCAGTTGTTTGGGACTGGGGGTCTCTAGAAGTATCTTTTAGCAGGTTGGTGGTGTCTAGTAGTCTTCCGAAAAATGCTGATGGTCTCTAGTAGTCTATCATTTAATGTTAGTGTTCTCTAGTTGTTTCTCCCGTTCTGTTGGTGGTATCTAGTGATCTTTAGAAGAATGTTGGTGATTTCTTGCAGCATGCCGGTGGTCTCTAGCAGTCTTTTACTTAATGTCAATGTTCTCTAGTAGTCTCTTGAATTGTGTTGGTGGTCTCTTGTAATCTTCTGCAGTTGTTTGGGACTGGGGGTCTCTAGAAGTATCTTTTAGCAGGTTGGTGGTGTCTAGTAGTCTTCCGAAAAATGCTGATGGTCTCTAGTAGTCTATCATTTAATGTTAGTGCTCTCTAGTTGTTTCTCCCGTTGTGTTGGTGGTATCTAGTGATCTTTAGAAGAATGTTGGTGATTTCTTGCAGCATGCCGGTGGTCTCTAGCAGTTTTTTACTTAATGTCAATGTTCTCTAGTAGTCTCTTGAATTGTGTTTGTTGTCTCTTGTAATCTTCTGCAGTTGTTTGGGACTGGGGGTCTCTAGAAGTATCTTAGCAGGTTGGTGGTGTCTGGTAGTCTTCCGAAAAATGCTGATGGTCTCTAGTAGACTATCATTTAATGTTGTTTCTCCCATTGTGTTGGTGGTATCTAGTGATCTTTAGAAGAATGTTGGTGATTTCTTGCAGCATGCCGGTGGTCTCTAGCAGTCTTTTACTTAATGTCAATGTTCTCTAGTAGTCTCTTGAATCGTGTTGGTGGTCTCTTGTAATCTCCTGCAGTTGTTTGGGACTGGGGGTCTCTAGAAGTATCTTTTAGCAGGTTGGTGGTGTCTAGTAGCCTTACGAAAAATGCTGATGGTCTCTAGTAGTCTATCATTTAATGTTAGTGCTCTCTAGTTGTTTCTCCATTGTGTTGGGTGGTATCTAGTAGTCTTTAGAAAAATGTTGGTGATTTCTTGCAGCACGCCGGTGGTCTCTAGCAGTCTTTTACTTAATGTCAATGTTCTCTGGTAGTCTCTTGAATCGTGTTGGTGGTCTCTTgtaatctcctgcaatatgtcaGTAGTCTCTTTTGAACCGTTGGTGGTGTCCGTTAGTCTTTAGAAGAATGTTGGTGGTCCATAGCAAAGtctagcagtattttttttttgtttttaatactaaTGTTCTCCAATAGTCTCTTGCATCCTGTTGGTGGTCTCTTGTAATCTCCTACAGTATGTTGGTGGTATCTAGTAGTCTCTTGCATCATGTCAGTGGTGTCTAGTAGTCTTTAGAATAATGTTGATGGTCTTTAGGAGCCTTTTATTTATTGTTAGTATTCTCTAGTAGTCTTTTTGAATCATGTTGGTAATCTGCTGTGGTAAATCAATAGTCTCTTGCAACATGTTGATGGGGTCTAGTGGTCTTTAGCAGAATGTTGGTGTTTTCCAGAAGTATCTTGTAGCTTTTTAGAAGACTTTCTGTGTATTGGGTCATTTAAAAGAGACATGCCTATCCTTTGCCATGCTTATAATGAATATACCTCATTCCATTTGCCTCACACAATTGTTCAGTATGGCTGCTTATCTCAATGTGTGGATGATTTACCAGGTTGTAAAGGTTGtaaggacaaggggtgggcaggagggacagttgCCCTTAGCACAGCAGAGCAGGAGGACAGGGAATGGACACAGGGCAATAAAGACATTCTAAGGCATGCATTAACAATAGGGGAGGGGGCTCATTTCTGCATCCTTGCCTTGGGCACTAGACGAACCactgtcgcgtacacacgatcggacattccgacaacaaaaccatggatttatttccgacggatgttggctcaaacttgtcttgcatacacacggtcacacaaatgttgtcggagattccgaacgtcaagaacgcggtgacgtacaacacgtacgacgagccgagaaaaatgaagttcaatagccagtgcagctcttctgcttgagtctgagcatgcgtggaattttgtgcgttggaattgtgtacacacgctcggaatttccaacaatggattttgttgtcggaaaatttgagatccagctctcaaatttttgttgttggaaattctgacagcaaatgtctgatggagcctacgcatggtcggaatttccgacaacaagctcacatcgaacatttgttgttggaaattccgaccgtgtgtacgtggcattacacttaTATAATTATACAgtttttttatttgcttattttattggggttttttctGCTTAATATTGTATTGTCAATCTTGGGGGGATTTGCCAAGCTTCATAGCATGGCCACAATTTACCACATTCGCCCTATAATTATAATCCACACTCTGCTGAGCCATTTTTGATGATGAGAACTGAAAATTTCAATACggtgaaatggaaaaaaaataagtgGCAAAACTTTGGTTTCACCAAAACAGGCCAATAATTGTCTCACTTGTGTTGAAGGCAACATTAAGGATTCTTCTGTATGTGTGCTGTGCGAGGCACCTCAAGTAAAGAGTTGTACACAGGAAAATGTGGTTTCAAATTCTAGTTGGTGCTTTGAGATAATATTACAACCATCTGTTTGGGGGGATTTAAGCAAATTTTGGCTGATTTTTTCGTCTGGATGCAAATTTTCCTTTGGGTGACTCTTCCTTCCTCGTGGCGCACATACAGAAGGCACCAATCTAGGGTATCAACACTTTGGCCCAGACCTTGAGGAGTTGAGCAGTCCAGAACCTTCATGAGGTCCATCAACCATCAGTGAATACATAACTAGATCCCTGACCTTCTTATCAAAATAAGTTACCTCCACCACTGCCATGGtcagaaaaataaaaattgtacatTAGGGATCCTAACACCATTTCCATAAAGTAAGACCTATTTTCTCTTGTTGTTTCTCTCCACAGGTTGTGAGTCGGAGGACAATCGGTGCCAAAATGCTTCTAACAATGACCGGGGAACTTTTGAGCACGACCATGTCGACTTCAGGCTCCGCTCTTCCCGTCAGCTCCCTGACCTTAGAGCAAAAGGCTGCCTTCGTCCTGGTGTTCCTGCTCTTCATCTTCTTGGGCCTTCTCATCATCCGATGCTTTAGGATCCTTCTTGATCCCTACCGCAGCATGCCCTCTTCAACATGGACTGACTACATGGAGAAGGACACCTTCGATTACCGCTGGGCCTGACTTTGGGATCTCATCCCAAATTATGGGATTCAAAACTATGATCCCAACTTTCACTGGTGGCCTTCGGGAAAAATcacctttggggggggggaacGGGGAACGGTGGGATGGGCAGTCGAGTTGCTATTTTGTATCCTTAAAGCCTATTTGTGTGTGATGTTTACATCGACTGCGAAGCTTTGTAATCGATGCTATGCTCCagtcaaagtgaaaaaaaagtgaaaccaATTCTGCCAAtacaaaatcaaaagaaaaaaaaagaaacaaagcctCAACAATCGCACTTTTGGTGCCAACCTACACCAGGGCTTTGTGGACTGAGCCCTTTGCTGTAACTTGTCGTTCTCTGTTGTGTGTAGTGTGTGTCTTATCGATATTGTAGGTGTGTGTTGAGATATCAAAAACGAAGGGACAGTTCAATTTTTTTGTCAGCACGAGGAAATTTGTCCTTCGATTTAACTGGTACTACTaccgaatccaaaaaaaaaaaaaatacctcagtCTTAAATTTTTAGATCGATGTGATGTCAAAAAAGGAGACAAACTACAGCGTTTCAAAATGTTTTCCCGTGGGACGGGAAACTGTCGAAAAATTGCCAGTTGGCCAAAAAGTTGCCTTGATCAAAAAATGTTACCTTTTTACATCCGTGAGAGGAGGGAAAAGCTTTTGCCAGATTACCCTAGGACCTAAAACTTTGCTGAAAAAGACCCGCAGCCGATTCTGAAGTCTTTTTACCGATGTTTTAAGCGCCGTTAACGTTTCAAGTCGTCGTTTCGATGTGGGTAGTTGCGAGCACACGAGTGAATTGTATCGCTTAACCAAAACTTCATCGCTTCATTGCTGTCATGATcaaggggggaaagaaaaaaaaaaaaagcagcaacaaaaAAAGGGACCAGACGCCATTTTTAATTCTTGGCCTACACATTCCAAGGAAGGCGTCCATGGTGGCTCCGCCATAGGGGCCGGCAAGGGCgtcgttaattaaaaaaaaaaaaaaagcacaaattgtAGATTAAAGCACGTCTCCCTTTTTGGGGGGAGGCCATATTTAAGCCCCAGAAGGCATGGTGTTTTAATTTTTGCCAGGCAGGGGCCAGGGTGTCGGCAGACATCCCCGCCATCTGCAGTAAAGGCTAAAGAGTAGGGCGAAGAGGACCAATTTGTCACTGCCAGCAATGATCCACGATTAACTGCCTGCCTGCCCTGTGCCAAAGACACAGGTGCGTCTCaacaacggaaaaaaaaaaaaaaagatgagatcTCTGGTCTCCATGGAAACTGAGGAGCACattttagaaagtttttttttttttttttttcgttaaaatgTATGAGCCAGACTTGTGGGAAGATGCGATGTGCAAGCAACGTATGCAGTCAAAAGGCACGGAGTATTTCAGCAAGGAAGACCATCACTTGTTGATACCAGTGCCCGAAAACTGTCTGCTTAGTAGCTAATGTGTTTCAGCCATTTCTGTGTGCAAAACCGAAGAAATAAAAGTGAAGTTTTTGAACCGTAAAGCGTTTTTTTGTGTGGTTTCTACAGCAGGCAAAGATCATGGGGAGAATGTCCAAATGGTATGCAGATAGGTGTCTGGGCCAGGATTCCAACTGAGGGCCCTAATTCTGCAAGGCATAAGTGATGACCAATAAGCCACTGTGTTGCCCGCATTCTCCATCAAACACAATAAAtgtagcagggatggtgggaaccccccataatgggcacagcaggtgtacagacccgggaactcagcacaggaatggtggaaaCCCTTCATaccgggcacagcaggtgtacagacccgggaactcagctcagggatggtggaaacccctcataatgggcacagcaggtgtacaaacctgggaactcagtacagggatggtggaaaccacCATCGGGGCACAGCGGGTGTCCTTACTGGGATTCCAACTGAGGACCCCAGTGTTGCAAGGCATAATTACTAACCAATAAGCCACCGTGTTGCCTGCATTCTCCATCATATAAAATAAATGCAgcaaggatggtgggaactccctttattgggcacagcaggtgtacagacctgggaactcagctcagggatgttgggaacccctcataatgggtatagcaggtgtacagacctgggaactcagcacagggatggtgcaaaccctcataatgggtacagcaggtgtgcagacctggcaACTCTGggcagggatggtaggaacccctcataatgggcacagcaggtttacagacccgggaactcagcacagggttggtgggaaccctcataatgggtacagcaggtgtacagacctgggaactcaacacagggatggtgggaatccctcataatgggtacagcaggtgtacagacctgggaactccaaGCAGGGATGGtaggaatccctcataatgggcacagcaggtgtacagacctaggaacttagcacaaggatggtggggacccctcataatgggcacagcaggtttacagactggggaactcagcatagggttggtgggaatccctcataatgggcatagaaggtgtacagacctgggaactcagcacagggatggtgggaactcctcataatgggcaaagcaggtgtacagacccaggcaCTTAGTACAGGAATGGCGAGAACCCCTCATAATATACACAGCAGGTGTCCTGGCCGAGATTCCAACTGAGGACCCCAGTGTTGCAAGGCATAAGCGCTAATCAATAAGCCACTATGTTGCCCACAAAGAGGGTGGGGCAGTGGTACAGAGCTTACAGGATtgtgctggagggggggaggggcagtggCACAGAGTCCACAAGATTTTGCTAAAAAAGGGTGGGGGCAATGGAACAAAGCCCACAGCATTGTGCTAAAGGGGGTGAGGCAGTGGCACAGAGGCTGCAGGATTGTGCTAAAGTAGAGGGTGGAGTAGTGGCACAGAGCTTACAGGATGATGTTGGCACCACAGTATGCTGCCATAAAATACAGCAAGGTTGGGTAGTGACATGTGCGTTGCATtacacatctttttgcaggagatGCCCTTTAATTATGGTGGCAGTTCACAAATTATCACGTGATTTCATCAGTTGCCCTCTTTCTATACTCCTTagaggcactttaaaaaaaaatatagcagtaTGGCAACAGTGTGTCCATTACCTTGTGTAAAACATGACCGCAGACAGCAACCGAGCTGCAATTTGCATTTTGGTTTCTATGGTAACAGGTAACCAGGTGATTCGCATCTTAGACACAACAACGCTGCAGCAACTCCTCATAGACCACAGCCCCGAGCCATGGACCAACCCATGTACAACAAACACATCCAGGCTAAACGTTGCATCCAGCTGGCTGAAGACATCAGAAAGTGGTGGAACGCACGGGCAACGCTCAGCTGACAATTTTTttcataatcattttttttttttaacaggaaataGTCTTTTTGTTAAGAAGGCGTGCTTAGATTGCCGAAGCGTGCACGTTTATGTTTtcggaggagggaggacagggggACACGCCTAGTGGTGGCTTGTATCAGGGAAAATGATGTAGATGATGTCATCCCTATATACTGTAAGTCTAATGAGCATTCGTCATTAAAACAGAACACACAATTCAATTAATAGAGACGTCTTCAGGGCTGTAAAACAACGCAAAGGCCAAAGAAGTCTAGAGACCGGGAGCAAGCAATCAGGATCTCATTAGATTAACTTAGGCTGGGTTCAAATGCTATGATAACGCACACAGGTTAcgtggtgagaacctctcataatgggtacagcaggtgtacagacccaggaactcagcacagggatgttgggaacccctcataatgggcacagcaggtgtacagatctgggaactcagcacagggatggtgggaacccctcataatgggcacagcagctgtacagacctgggaactcagcacagggatggtgggaacccctcataatgggcacagcaggtgtacagatacaggaacttggcacagggatggtgggaacccctcataatgggcacagcaggtgtacagatctgggaactcagcacagggatggtgggaacccctcataatgggcacagcaggtgtacagatctgggaactcagcacagggatggtgggaacccctcataatgggcacagcaggtgtacagacatgggaactcagcacagggatggtggcaacccctcataatgggcacagcaggtttacagaccTTTGTACAGATTTGagaatgcttcggcagtggcaagtaacagcagaagaagtcagatctcttccaactTCTtaagaagcggatcatgagctctgctttttgcgagccactggccttgagggattgcccaagcctggttttgggggtgggtttgcgattgattaatttggagagaatcccaatgaagtttagggatcaggcttggcttgcctttcatggaaaactatatgtgaagggcaacttgaagcttctttccatgagtgatcggggctgcccgagagtggagtgtggaggagtggtggagtccatggatcactttctacttcaatgtccttttaatatagaggtgtacaagagggtgggaagggctctgagtatacccttcctcccccccatgagttatgcagagtgggtgtatggggcattccagactcgtcgggattatgatttggaaacactttttttagttagtctagtagtccattATTTCACTTGGAATGcatggtgtcaggtatccttatggagtaaaatcctccctgtggaagtggtggtgcaggacattctgagtgaggttgggaagattcaggttcttgagaaaggcaggtggcagcaggaggcctggataagggtgtggaggaatatcaggactctgtagctgctgcctgttgatctcggggtgcgcggcttttctttgtattcttgattcactcccctagattttcaagatcaaatctatttttgataaaaggctacatgcatggtgacggtgatgttccttagtctggctctcccgtagggattgtgttgtgcgcaatttggtttgtaccatttattatgttcttgttttgtataatcatattcaattattttgtaaatatgttttatttatttattatggttttattgtatattagttgttgtttgtaagatttttcaataaacaaaattaacccctcataatgggcacagcaggtgtacagacccgggaactcagctcagggatggtaggaacccctcataatgggcatagcagatgtacagacccgggaactcagctcagggatggtgggaacccctcataatgggcacggcaggtgtacagacccggaaactcagcacagggatggtgggagcccctcataatgggcacggcaGGTTTGCAGACAGGCATATTACTGGGTACATTAATGTGTGTTGCATTAACAACAAATAGGCTGCCAATGCTACACAAGGTATAAACTGGCTAACAGCAATATAAACTGTTCAAATATGACCCTTGGTGAATTATAGGAGGTCTTTAATGTTACTAGAAAAATAAAACCGTATAAGCaatgttctttattttttaattcatcgCTCAGTTTCTCTAAAGACAGTTCGGAATATAAATGATCCAATTTCAGAATGAGAGTGAGATGTGGATAGATTAGATCACATTAAAAGCTAAACTCCTGGCAGCAATAAAAGACACAaagaatgcagctctgtaatcattaatacgtcactaaatatatattttttaaagcagtgtaagtacctgaattgtaCTTGGTATTAGACGCTTGCAGTCCATACAGCAGAACTCTGACTGGGGAAGGgaaaagcagtacaaggagccaattatCTGTGATGAGAAGCATGCTGATAGCAGGAGAGAACAGAATGAGGATCTGTGCTGTGTCTAGTTTTCTTTCACTatcctgggctcagaggaagtgggttgatcGAAGGATGCTGGCCATCACATTGAgcacatctagtggccaaaatgaagTACTGCAGGGCATATCTTTGGATGAAAGCGGAATATTGAGGCACAAGCTGGCTTTGCAATTTATTTTTTGATGTGTTATTACATTTTTTCCCCTTATTTCTagctggagttatgctttaataGAAAAGAGATAGCATGAGAGTAATAAGGACAAAGACAGACAGGTGACCTTATCACTAGGACCCCCTAGAGGACATAGGGCATAGCATGAAATACAATATCCCAATGATGCCTAGGAACCACCCTAACACAATACCTATTGGTCTTTAATTCCTCCTGAGAAAGAGCAGCATACTTCCTGAGCCTAAGCACTCCTGTTCTCTATGTGATTTAGAGTGAGATTTGGTGAGGTCACTACTTTGCTGCTTATTGTTCTCTTGGGGAAGCTGTACTTGAGGACCTACAGTGCAAGGATCTTCCCCTAATCTTTCTTCCATTTTGTGGTTCTGTGCTTCCTCCATCCCTCCTTGCCGGAGGGGAAGCTGTacttgaggacctgcagtgcaaggatctcaaTGCTTCTTCCATtttgtggatctgtgcttcctccaccacTACTTGCTGTAGGGGAGGCtttacctgaggacctgcagtacaAGGATCTCCATGCTGCTTCTTCCACCCCTTCTTACTGTAGGGGAAGCTGTATCTGAGGACCTGCGGTGCAAGAATCTCCATGTTGCTTTTTCCATTTTGTGGATTTGTGCTGCCTCCACCACTCCTTGCTGTAGGGGAAGCTGTagctgaggacctgcagtgcaaggatctgccTACTTCTTTCACTTTGTGGATCTGTGCTCCCTCTACCCCTtccttgctggaggggaagctgtacctgaggccCTGCAGTGCAAGGATGTCCCTGCTGCTTCGTCCATTGTGTGGCTCTGTGCTTCCACCAGCCCTCTttgctggaggggaagctgtacttgaggacctgcagtgcaaagatcttcccgcttcttcttccattaTTGTGCGCCTCCAGTGCTCCCTCCATCCCTTcttgctggaggggaagctgtacTTGAGAACCTGCAgcgcaaggatctccctgcttcttccATTTTGTGGAACTGTACTTCCTTTACCCCTCATGCTGTTTT
This Aquarana catesbeiana isolate 2022-GZ linkage group LG13, ASM4218655v1, whole genome shotgun sequence DNA region includes the following protein-coding sequences:
- the LOC141117026 gene encoding cortexin-3-like, translated to MLLTMTGELLSTTMSTSGSALPVSSLTLEQKAAFVLVFLLFIFLGLLIIRCFRILLDPYRSMPSSTWTDYMEKDTFDYRWA